TCATCACCTTTGGCTTTATGGATCGTTCTGTTTATGCAATCATCATCGTCAATTTTGACAGCAAGAGCCATATCGCTGTATTTTTTCGAATCGTAAAAGTCTTTGACGCTTCCTTTAGTGATTTTGCTTTTGTCAAATACTTTTTCATCAAAATATGTATTATAGAATTCTGTAAGTGTCTTATCTTTGATAATCTCATAATTATCAAGAAAATACTGTAATTGATATAAGGCCGTCCGGTCAGCATCTTCTTTACGCATTGCTCGTTTCATGAATTTAAGAGCATCCTTTATCTTGTTATCTCTGGCATTTTCAATAGAAGAAATAACATAATAGAGTTGTTTTGCACGTTTTGGATTGCTATCGTTGGTTATAATATCTTCCAGAATAATATTTTCATCTTTTACATCATATCCATTTTTTAAACAATTTGATGTAACATTTTTATAGCAAAGCGTCCATAGGGTCTGCTTGCCGCAAATTTGCTTAGCCCGCTTATAAGTCGCCATAACATCGCCAACCATTATTCGAGGCTTGCATCCATGTCTGTTTTCAGGACTATATTGAACAAATGTTGGATCATTTCTTACGATATTCAAAATACTGATAATTTCTTCTGTGCTGCGATGGTTTCCTTCAATTTTATATTCTTTCATTCCATTAAGATTAAAATTAATAAACTGATTGACATCAGCTCCCTGAAACTTGTATATCGATTGAGCCTTGTCTCCTATTACGCCAACTATGCTTTCTTTTTCTGCTATTTTTTTTAATATTTCCGCTTGAATTGGATTAGTATCTTGAAACTCATCAACAAAAATATATGGAAATTTAGCCCTTAAAATATCAAGAATAGAAGGAAATTCATTAATAAGACGCCAGCTAAAGTATAAGACATCGTCGTGGTGCAATATACCCATGCTCCAGCAGATTTTTTTATAGATGATATATGTTTCTTTTTTAATTTTAAATTTAAATATTTTACGAGGTAAGACTTGCAAAATGCCCTTACTGTCAAATTTCCACTGTAAATCAAGTAAAGCTTCCAAGAGATCTTTATCTTTCAAATATACTTGTTTGGATTGTTCCTTTACGCTGTACAGAATCGATTTATTTGGACCATAATCATCGTGCCCCTTTATTTCTTTGACAGCTAATTCCGGAATATTTAAAAATG
This genomic interval from Herbinix luporum contains the following:
- a CDS encoding UvrD-helicase domain-containing protein yields the protein MGSGIITLRDSYEKIDIEHHFKVNAGPGAGKTTWLINHIRNVVQHSNRLGQVKKVACITYTNVAAGKIISNLGDACEYVEIGTIHSFLYKHIVKPYVSFLNIPELAVKEIKGHDDYGPNKSILYSVKEQSKQVYLKDKDLLEALLDLQWKFDSKGILQVLPRKIFKFKIKKETYIIYKKICWSMGILHHDDVLYFSWRLINEFPSILDILRAKFPYIFVDEFQDTNPIQAEILKKIAEKESIVGVIGDKAQSIYKFQGADVNQFINFNLNGMKEYKIEGNHRSTEEIISILNIVRNDPTFVQYSPENRHGCKPRIMVGDVMATYKRAKQICGKQTLWTLCYKNVTSNCLKNGYDVKDENIILEDIITNDSNPKRAKQLYYVISSIENARDNKIKDALKFMKRAMRKEDADRTALYQLQYFLDNYEIIKDKTLTEFYNTYFDEKVFDKSKITKGSVKDFYDSKKYSDMALAVKIDDDDCINRTIHKAKGDENNCVMVIIPESDDKTNYGLDFILNPNIAFEENRVYYVALSRAREKLFISIPKINDEVKDRLMKVGFEIENCS